A portion of the Salminus brasiliensis chromosome 11, fSalBra1.hap2, whole genome shotgun sequence genome contains these proteins:
- the lyrm9 gene encoding LYR motif-containing protein 9 produces the protein MPPLPGAELVRTPRHLYRYLLRCCRLLPSAAVQDHYRHAVRQSFNSHADEDDPERIRMIIQRAISDADWILDKYTQKK, from the exons ATGCCCCCGCTGCCGGGAGCTGAGCTGGTCCGGACCCCGCGGCATCTGTACCGCTACCTGCTGCGCTGCTGCAGACTCCTGCCCTCCGCAGCCGTCCAGGACCACTACAGACACGCAGTCAGACAG AGTTTTAATAGCCATGCTGATGAGGACGACCCGGAAAGAATACGCATGATCATCCAAAGGGCTATTTCTGATGCTGACTGGATATTAGATAAG TACACACAAAAGAAGTGA
- the LOC140565695 gene encoding nitric oxide synthase, inducible-like, translating to MGKKVLQDDAKVLPHGQLNKLSISRCPMSMSVKNFQNGSRHQDTLYHRAVKNHSCKPKVCEGSIMNPKSLTRCPPVSPPAPNELLTQAIDFINQYYKSFKTSRIEEHLARIDEVAQEIDATGTYQLTTEELAFGAKQAWRNAPRCIGRIQWANLQLFDGRKCKTAEDMFQFLCAHLKFATNGGNVRSAITVFPQRTVEEHDFRVWNSQLIKYAGYQRNDGSVIGDPASVEFTELCIQLGWTPKYGLFDVLPLVLQANGEDPELFEIPPELILEVHMEHPHYEWFKDLNLRWYALPAVANMLLEIGGLEFTACPFNGWYMGTEIGVRDFCDPQRYNILEKVGRYMGLETQKLSSLWKDEALVAINVAVIHSFQKNKVTITDHHSAAESFMKHMETEVRLRGGCPADWVWLVPPMSGSLTPVFHQEMISYILSPFFYYQSDPWLTYTWKDEKRGLKKGKMITFKGLIRAVVFSQMLMQTVLKNRVPCTILYATETGKSQTFAKKLKKILSCAFNPRLLCMEDYNFHELEKERLLMVVTSTFGNGEPPGNGVSFKKHLYSIKDLQNVRYCVFGLGSRMYPQFCAFAHTVDDKLAELGAKRVTSIGEGDELNGQEEAFSAWACTAFKAACKEFGVKGQLSGAERLTDSWDPQKHRVQPDSSTVDRISALSALHSKAVFSMKLKRRKNLQSPRSRRSTILVELEVHGGKKDVLKYAPGDHVGVFPGNSAELVTGILKHLPNVPPTNQTLRLEYLPDSSLGGTQWHTDSRIPACPLAKALTYLLDITTPPSQSFLHKLSQMTNQDDDRQRLLALAKDFKGYSEWKEFRRPNFLEILEEFPSLEISAAFLLSQLPLMKPRLYSVSSSPDLYPNELHLTVSVVNYRTQGGHGPLHHGVCSTWLNTLKEGQMVPCFIHGSSGFHLPSDPSSPTILIGAGSGIAPFRSFWQQRFHDVKKTGLKGSPMMLVFGCRSSDTDHLYKEETFEMRENGTLKSITPAYSRQAGHPKVYVQDVLRKQLSEEVWQVLHQSSGHLYVCGGMNMARDVEHTIKEILVGRLGITIKEAVEYLEKLKAEKRYHEDIFGG from the exons ATGGGGAAGAAGGTCCTTCAAGATGATGCAAAGGTGCTCCCACATGGTCAGCTTAACAAG CTGTCCATCAGTCGGTGTCCCATGTCGATGAGTGTGAAAAACTTTCAGAATGGCTCAAGACACCAGGACACGCTCTACCACCGAGCTGTCAAG AATCACTCCTGTAAACCCAAAGTGTGTGAGGGTTCAATCATGAACCCAAAGTCTTTAACTCGATGCCCCCCTGTATCTCCACCAGCACCCAACGAGCTTCTCACTCAGGCCATCGATTTCATCAACCAATACTACAAGTCCTTCAAAAC GTCTAGGATAGAGGAGCACTTGGCCCGTATTGATGAGGTGGCCCAGGAGATCGACGCCACTGGAACTTATCAGCTCACCACAGAAGAGCTGGCGTTTGGGGCCAAACAGGCATGGAGGAACGCGCCGAGGTGCATCGGCCGGATTCAGTGGGCCAATTTACAG CTGTTTGATGGACGTAAATGCAAGACTGCTGAGGACATGTTCCAGTTCCTGTGTGCTCATCTTAAATTTGCCACCAATGGAGGCAACGtgag ATCAGCTATCACAGTGTTCCCCCAAAGAACCGTCGAGGAACATGATTTCCGTGTTTGGAACAGTCAGCTCATCAAATACGCCGGCTATCAGAGGAATGATGGCAGTGTGATTGGGGATCCCGCCAGTGTGGAATTCACAGAG CTTTGTATCCAGCTTGGATGGACACCAAAGTATGGCCTCTTTGATGTGCTGCCACTGGTCCTGCAGGCTAATGGAGAGGATCCTGAACTATTTGAAATTCCCCCAGAACTGATACTGGAGGTTCATATGGAACACCCACA ttACGAGTGGTTCAAAGATCTGAACCTCAGATGGTACGCCCTGCCTGCAGTGGCCAACATGTTGCTGGAGATTGGTGGTCTTGAGTTTACAGCATGCCCCTTCAATGGCTGGTACATGGGCACTGAGATTGGAGTGAGGGACTTCTGCGATCCTCAGCGCTACAACATTCTGGAG AAAGTTGGTCGTTATATGGGCCTGGAAACACAGAAGCTGTCCTCACTGTGGAAGGATGAGGCTCTGGTTGCCATCAATGTTGCTGTCATTCATAGTTTCCAG AAAAATAAGGTGACCATCACTGACCACCACTCTGCAGCCGAGTCCTTCATGAAGCACATGGAGACTGAAGTGCGCCTGCGTGGGGGCTGTCCCGCTGACTGGGTCTGGCTGGTGCCGCCCATGTCTGGCTCTCTTACCCCAGTGTTTCACCAGGAGATGATCAGCTACATCCTCTCTCCGTTCTTCTACTACCAG TCTGACCCCTGGTTGACATATACATGGAAAGATGAAAAGAGAGGtctgaaaaaaggaaaaatgatCACCTTCAAAGGTCTGATAAG GGCTGTGGTCTTCTCTCAAATGCTCATGCAAACAGTCTTGAAGAACAGAGTGCCTTGCACCATCCTCTACGCCACTGAAACTGGGAAATCACAGACTTTTGCCAAGAAGCTCAAGAAAATACTCAGCTGTGCCTTCAACCCCAGG CTGCTCTGCATGGAGGACTACAATTTTCATGAGCTTGAGAAAGAGCGTCTCCTGATGGTGGTGACCAGCACCTTTGGCAATGGAGAACCTCCAGGAAATGGAGTG aGTTTCAAGAAGCACCTTTACAGCATTAAAGACCTGCAGAACGTCAG GTACTGCGTCTTCGGCCTCGGCTCTCGGATGTACCCGCAGTTTTGTGCGTTTGCTCATACTGTGGATGATAAGCTTGCAGAGCTGGGAGCCAAGCGTGTGACCTCCATTGGAGAAGGAGACGAGCTGAATGGGCAGGAAGAGGCTTTTTCAGCCTGGGCTTGCACTGCGTTCAAG GCTGCATGTAAGGAGTTTGGCGTTAAGGGTCAGCTGTCAGGGGCTGAGCGTCTAACAGACAGCTGGGACCCTCAGAAGCACAGAGTTCAGCCTGACAGCTCCACTGTAGACCGCATCTCAG CTCTCTCAGCACTCCACTCCAAGGCTGTGTTCTCCATGAAGCTAAAGAGGAGGAAGAACCTACAGAGTCCACGATCAAG ACGTTCTACAATCCTGGTAGAGCTGGAGGtacatggaggaaaaaaggATGTTCTGAAATACGCTCCTGGAGATCACGTTGGGGTTTTCCCAGGGAACTCGGCCGAGCTGGTGACTGGCATTCTGAAGCACCTCCCCAATGTCCCTCCCACCAATCAGACCCTCCGCCTTGAGTACCTCCCTGACTCCAGCTTAG GAGGCACACAGTGGCACACTGATTCTCGCATCCCAGCATGCCCTCTGGCCAAAGCTCTTACATACCTCCTGGATATCACCACTCCACCTTCTCAAAGCTTCCTGCACAAACTTTCACAAATGACCAATCAGGATGATGACCGACAGCGTCTACTGGCTCTTGCAAAG GACTTCAAGGGTTACTCAGAATGGAAGGAATTCCGTCGGCCCAATTTCCTGGAGATTCTGGAAGAGTTCCCGTCCCTGGAGATCTCTGCCGCCTTCCTCCTCAGCCAGCTGCCCCTGATGAAGCCCCGCCTCTACTCTGTTAGCTCCTCCCCTGACCTTTACCCTAATGAGCTCCACCTCACTGTCTCTGTGGTCAACTACCGCACTCAAG gTGGGCACGGTCCTCTGCATCATGGTGTCTGCAGCACATGGCTCAACACCCTCAAAGAAGGACAAATGGTGCCCTGCTTTATTCATGG GTCTAGTGGATTCCACCTTCCATCAGACCCCAGTTCTCCTACTATTCTAATTGGAGCTGGAAGTGGAATCGCCCCCTTCCGCAGCTTCTGGCAACAGCGTTTTCATGACGTGAAAAAGACAG GTCTGAAAGGGAGTCCAATGATGCTGGTGTTTGGCTGTCGTAGTTCGGACACAGATCATCTGTATAAAGAGGAGACTTTTGAGATGAGGGAAAACGGCACTCTGAAGAGCATCACTCCAGCATACTCCCGCCAGGCTGGACATCCCAAG GTATATGTTCAAGATGTCCTTAGGAAGCAGCTCAGTGAAGAGGTTTGGCAGGTCCTTCACCAGAGCAGTGGGcacctgtatgtgtgtggtggCATGAACATGGCCCGAGACGTCGAGCACACCATAAAGGAGATCCTGGTTGGCAGACTGGGAATAACTATCAAAGAGGCTGTAGAATATCTGGAGAAACTAAAG GCTGAGAAGAGGTACCATGAAGATATCTTTGGGGGCTAG